The following are from one region of the Chloracidobacterium sp. genome:
- a CDS encoding C39 family peptidase, with the protein MRLDVMHIMQERQNNCWHASARMLYGYKRSACIHPLPQEYDDDQGIQAEEFIDLARAMGLETLPQVNQTFSWRFIDDNLASVGPIWAAGQWNGVNHIIVVSGVDEDGTLYVNDPAFGAPVVRDMAWFNARIDKNVPIPMMYLP; encoded by the coding sequence ATGAGATTAGATGTTATGCACATTATGCAGGAACGGCAGAACAACTGCTGGCACGCCTCGGCCCGTATGCTCTACGGCTATAAGCGAAGCGCCTGCATACATCCGCTTCCGCAGGAATACGACGATGATCAGGGCATCCAGGCCGAGGAATTCATCGATCTCGCCCGCGCAATGGGCCTCGAAACCCTTCCGCAGGTCAATCAGACCTTTAGCTGGCGTTTCATTGACGATAACCTCGCCTCCGTTGGGCCTATCTGGGCAGCCGGACAATGGAATGGCGTTAATCACATCATTGTCGTCAGCGGCGTCGATGAAGACGGGACCCTTTATGTGAATGACCCGGCATTCGGCGCTCCGGTCGTTCGCGATATGGCCTGGTTCAACGCCAGGATCGACAAGAATGTGCCTATTCCGATGATGTATCTCCCATAA
- a CDS encoding DUF5131 family protein produces the protein MNSIHYKTWNPFETGITRDSESISHPLRIKPASRFLVQAVPDLFHHSIEFEVIERIFAVMSLCPSHRFHVIASNQVKKDEFFQHHMFDFAKSINESMEHFDDYIRGRNGTVRRSLKSVGWDYAFERSGDDEHDYKFFYHGPSIPAQITLQRNVEQSL, from the coding sequence ATGAATTCGATACACTACAAAACTTGGAACCCATTTGAAACTGGAATCACAAGAGATTCTGAATCGATCTCACACCCCCTTCGTATAAAGCCTGCGAGCAGATTTCTAGTTCAGGCCGTACCGGATCTTTTTCATCATTCAATCGAATTTGAAGTAATCGAACGCATTTTTGCTGTCATGAGCCTTTGTCCAAGTCACAGGTTTCACGTAATAGCCAGCAATCAAGTGAAGAAGGACGAGTTCTTTCAACACCATATGTTTGACTTTGCCAAATCTATTAATGAAAGTATGGAGCACTTCGATGACTACATTCGGGGACGGAATGGCACGGTAAGGCGGAGTTTGAAAAGTGTCGGTTGGGATTATGCCTTTGAAAGATCTGGTGATGATGAACATGACTATAAGTTCTTTTACCACGGTCCCTCAATACCGGCACAAATCACCCTTCAGAGAAATGTAGAGCAATCACTGTGA
- a CDS encoding HNH endonuclease: MGRYISKAVRDEVFERDRGRCQLCGSTSNLEFDHITPFSKGAPATAGNLQLLCHQCNRMKRDKTKKCPECSSWIAHDAAFCHSCGRMVPHRIRNSPVVDSVSRWSLANYVGLLILIGIGLYLLASWFVPQFFR; encoded by the coding sequence ATGGGTCGGTACATATCGAAAGCTGTCAGAGATGAGGTATTTGAAAGAGATCGTGGCCGTTGCCAACTGTGTGGAAGCACATCCAATCTTGAGTTCGATCACATTACGCCGTTCAGCAAAGGTGCTCCAGCTACGGCCGGAAATCTACAGTTGCTTTGCCATCAATGCAACAGAATGAAAAGGGATAAGACGAAGAAGTGTCCTGAATGTTCCTCGTGGATCGCTCACGACGCCGCGTTTTGTCATTCGTGCGGTCGAATGGTTCCGCATCGGATTCGCAATTCTCCCGTCGTTGATTCCGTATCGAGATGGTCGCTTGCGAATTACGTCGGCCTGCTGATACTCATAGGCATCGGTCTCTACCTGCTTGCAAGCTGGTTTGTCCCACAGTTTTTCCGGTGA
- the tnpA gene encoding IS200/IS605 family transposase: MSDAVYSEINFHITWHTKNSLPMISPRIEERLYHYLTHRILETPEVRLHAIGGIETHIHVGLSAPPNLLISDYVGKLKGSSSHYINHEVQPKALQWQRGYGIVTFGTKDLQWVVDYINNQKEHHRRSTIQERLERFTGDDSGDG, encoded by the coding sequence ATGTCCGACGCTGTCTATTCCGAGATAAATTTCCACATCACCTGGCACACGAAGAACAGCTTGCCGATGATTTCGCCACGGATCGAAGAACGGCTGTATCACTATCTAACGCATCGAATTCTGGAAACGCCTGAGGTCCGCCTTCACGCGATCGGTGGAATTGAGACACATATTCACGTCGGACTCAGCGCCCCGCCAAATCTGCTGATCTCGGATTACGTGGGAAAATTGAAAGGCTCAAGTTCGCATTACATCAATCACGAGGTACAGCCGAAAGCGCTGCAATGGCAACGCGGATACGGCATCGTGACCTTTGGGACTAAAGATCTGCAGTGGGTTGTAGATTACATAAACAATCAGAAGGAACATCATCGTCGCAGCACGATACAAGAACGACTGGAACGATTTACCGGCGATGATTCCGGTGATGGCTGA